A window of Auraticoccus monumenti contains these coding sequences:
- a CDS encoding amino acid ABC transporter ATP-binding protein, which yields MTDSLGTPPADLGAPSSGSLGRPPVPDDPLVVLSGVNKHFGPLHVLRDIDLTIHRGEVVIVIGPSGSGKSTLCRTINRLETYETGTITIDGEPLPEEGKALARLRADVGMVFQSFNLFAHKTILENVTLGPTKVRRVGAAEARTRAMELLERVGVAHQAEKYPAQLSGGQQQRVAIARALAMDPKVILFDEPTSALDPEMINEVLDVMTDLARDGMTMVVVTHEMGFARKAANRVVFMADGQVVETGTPTEFFTNPRSERAKDFLGKILTH from the coding sequence ATGACCGACTCCCTGGGCACCCCGCCCGCCGACCTCGGCGCCCCGTCCAGCGGCTCCCTGGGCCGCCCCCCGGTGCCGGACGACCCGTTGGTCGTGCTCTCGGGGGTGAACAAGCACTTCGGTCCCCTGCACGTGCTGCGCGACATCGACCTGACCATCCACCGCGGTGAGGTGGTGATCGTGATCGGGCCGTCCGGTTCGGGCAAGTCCACCCTCTGCCGCACCATCAACCGGCTCGAGACCTACGAGACCGGCACCATCACCATCGACGGCGAGCCCCTCCCCGAGGAGGGCAAGGCGCTGGCCCGGCTGCGCGCCGACGTCGGGATGGTGTTCCAGTCGTTCAACCTGTTCGCGCACAAGACGATCCTGGAGAACGTCACGCTCGGGCCGACCAAGGTGCGTCGCGTCGGCGCCGCCGAGGCGCGCACCCGTGCGATGGAGCTGCTCGAGCGCGTCGGGGTGGCACACCAGGCCGAGAAGTACCCCGCCCAGCTCTCCGGCGGCCAGCAGCAGCGGGTCGCCATCGCCCGGGCGCTGGCCATGGACCCGAAGGTGATCCTCTTCGACGAGCCGACCTCGGCGCTGGACCCGGAGATGATCAACGAGGTCCTCGACGTGATGACCGACCTGGCCCGGGACGGGATGACCATGGTCGTGGTCACCCACGAGATGGGCTTCGCCCGGAAGGCGGCCAACCGGGTGGTCTTCATGGCCGACGGCCAGGTCGTCGAGACCGGCACCCCGACGGAGTTCTTCACCAACCCGCGCAGCGAGCGGGCCAAGGACTTCCTCGGCAAGATCCTGACCCACTGA
- a CDS encoding glutamate ABC transporter substrate-binding protein, producing the protein MNAAKKLLVLAASALVALPLSACVNQEAAQPGGGGGEGGGGDESVTIGIKFDQPGLGLREGENYTGFDVEVAKYVAGELGYGEDQITFVESPSAQRETLLSSGQVDMIFATYSITDTRKEQVSFAGPYIIAGQDLLVRADDSSITGPDSLEGKKLCSVTGSTPAEKVKEEYPDVELQEYPNYSACVQALSTNGVDAVTTDNTILAGFAAQPQYEGQLKVVGTTFSEERYGVGIPKGDVELCEQVNTALTKMVDSGEWQTAIDETLGASGFQVDTSVNPPEFDTCA; encoded by the coding sequence ATGAATGCGGCCAAGAAGCTGCTGGTCCTGGCGGCGTCGGCCCTGGTGGCCCTGCCGCTGTCCGCCTGCGTCAACCAGGAGGCAGCACAGCCCGGCGGTGGCGGCGGCGAGGGTGGCGGTGGCGACGAGAGCGTCACCATCGGCATCAAGTTCGACCAGCCGGGTCTCGGCCTGCGCGAGGGCGAGAACTACACCGGTTTCGACGTCGAGGTGGCCAAGTACGTGGCCGGCGAGCTCGGCTACGGCGAGGACCAGATCACCTTCGTGGAGTCCCCCTCGGCCCAGCGCGAGACCCTGCTGTCCTCGGGCCAGGTGGACATGATCTTCGCCACCTACTCCATCACCGACACCCGCAAGGAGCAGGTCTCCTTCGCCGGGCCGTACATCATCGCCGGGCAGGACCTGCTGGTCCGCGCCGACGACAGCTCGATCACCGGCCCGGACTCCCTGGAGGGCAAGAAGCTCTGCTCGGTCACCGGCTCCACCCCCGCGGAGAAGGTGAAGGAGGAGTACCCCGACGTCGAGCTGCAGGAGTACCCGAACTACTCCGCCTGCGTGCAGGCCCTGAGCACCAACGGCGTGGACGCGGTCACCACCGACAACACCATCCTGGCCGGGTTCGCCGCCCAGCCGCAGTACGAGGGCCAGCTCAAGGTCGTCGGCACCACCTTCTCCGAGGAGCGCTACGGCGTCGGCATCCCCAAGGGCGACGTCGAGCTCTGCGAGCAGGTCAACACCGCGCTGACCAAGATGGTCGACTCCGGGGAGTGGCAGACCGCCATCGACGAGACCCTGGGCGCCTCCGGCTTCCAGGTCGACACCTCGGTCAACCCGCCCGAGTTCGACACCTGCGCCTGA
- a CDS encoding amino acid ABC transporter permease: protein MAEMLQRFDLLAAFWMTLRLAVMGAAGALLLGTLVAVMRVSPFSSLQFFARTYVTLIRNSPLTLVLFFCVFGLMNGLGLRFGETLETQNLFWGVVAIAVYHASFVAEALRSGINTVPVGQAEAARAVGLPFLPALRHVIMPQAVRGSVAPVGNVMVALTKNTTVAATVGITEAAATMKTMIEFYPNFLYFIFALVALGFVVLTLPTGLLFTWLSRKVAVQR from the coding sequence ATGGCAGAGATGCTGCAGCGGTTCGATCTGCTGGCGGCGTTCTGGATGACGCTGCGGCTGGCGGTCATGGGCGCGGCCGGCGCGCTGCTGCTGGGCACCCTGGTGGCGGTGATGCGCGTCTCCCCGTTCAGCTCGCTGCAGTTCTTCGCCCGCACCTACGTCACCCTGATCCGCAACTCCCCGCTGACCCTGGTCCTCTTCTTCTGCGTCTTCGGCCTGATGAACGGGCTGGGGCTGCGCTTCGGGGAGACGCTGGAGACCCAGAACCTGTTCTGGGGCGTCGTGGCCATCGCGGTCTACCACGCCTCCTTCGTGGCCGAGGCGCTGCGCTCGGGCATCAACACCGTGCCTGTCGGTCAGGCGGAGGCGGCCCGGGCCGTGGGGCTGCCGTTCCTGCCGGCCCTGCGCCACGTGATCATGCCGCAGGCGGTGCGCGGCTCGGTCGCCCCCGTCGGCAACGTGATGGTGGCCCTGACCAAGAACACCACCGTGGCCGCGACCGTGGGCATCACCGAGGCCGCGGCGACGATGAAGACGATGATCGAGTTCTACCCGAACTTCCTCTACTTCATCTTCGCGCTGGTCGCGCTCGGCTTCGTGGTGCTCACCCTGCCCACCGGTCTCCTCTTCACCTGGCTCTCCCGGAAGGTGGCGGTGCAGCGATGA
- a CDS encoding amino acid ABC transporter permease — MSASDVLFDHPGPSARRRNVVITVVGWLLLLGFFGALFWGLRDEFTAVKLAPFADPESWQFYIIPGLLNTLRAAGISVVTSVVLGLLLGCGRLSPVPLLARVCGVLVEVFRAIPVLLMMIFWYYIAIYVLLLGREVAPLFGVVMGLTLYNASVIAELVRSGVHSLPRGQGEAGLAVGMTQGQVLTTVQLPQAITAMLPSLVSQLVVILKDTALGVAILYTDLLKQMTDLATYRGNIIAAMVFAAIVYILLNSALTALAHLVQRRLSASAKGSRPLDAERATDAANAGAMAGQAHNAG, encoded by the coding sequence ATGAGCGCCTCGGACGTCCTCTTCGACCACCCGGGCCCCAGCGCCCGGCGGCGCAACGTGGTCATCACCGTGGTCGGCTGGCTGCTGCTGCTGGGCTTCTTCGGGGCCCTCTTCTGGGGCCTCCGCGACGAGTTCACCGCGGTCAAGCTCGCGCCCTTCGCCGACCCGGAGTCCTGGCAGTTCTACATCATCCCGGGGCTGCTCAACACGCTGCGGGCCGCCGGCATCTCGGTGGTGACCTCGGTGGTGCTGGGGCTGCTGCTCGGCTGCGGCCGGCTCAGCCCGGTACCGCTGCTGGCACGGGTCTGCGGGGTGCTGGTGGAGGTGTTCCGCGCCATCCCCGTGCTGCTGATGATGATCTTCTGGTACTACATCGCCATCTACGTCCTGCTGCTGGGCCGTGAGGTCGCTCCCCTGTTCGGCGTGGTGATGGGGCTGACCCTGTACAACGCCTCGGTGATCGCCGAGCTGGTGCGCTCGGGGGTGCACTCGCTGCCCCGCGGCCAGGGCGAGGCCGGTCTGGCGGTGGGCATGACCCAGGGCCAGGTGCTCACCACGGTGCAGCTGCCCCAGGCCATCACCGCGATGCTGCCCTCGCTGGTCTCGCAGCTGGTGGTCATCCTGAAGGACACCGCCCTGGGCGTGGCGATCCTGTACACCGACCTGCTCAAGCAGATGACCGACCTGGCCACCTATCGCGGCAACATCATCGCCGCAATGGTCTTCGCCGCGATCGTCTACATCTTGCTCAACAGCGCGCTGACGGCCCTGGCCCACCTGGTGCAGAGGCGGCTCAGCGCCAGCGCCAAGGGGTCGCGACCGCTGGACGCGGAGCGGGCCACCGACGCCGCCAACGCCGGCGCCATGGCTGGGCAGGCCCATAACGCAGGATGA
- a CDS encoding GAF and ANTAR domain-containing protein has product MSDLSNLHVSLARLVLVGRALEDVLSEITTIARGVMPGTDAASITLIRGDNAYTAAYDGQLALDADELQYQRGYGPCMDAARASQVFLVQDMANEERWPDYCRHAAEQGARASLSIPLPFQGVSIGALNTYAKDPRAYGAEDLVLGEEIAAWIAVAVGNAEGTARTLEELEQMRSAMVSRASIEQAKGILMERYRVSEDQAFKLLTHASQHTNTKLRLVADELVRTGALQGADPDSGTARHGA; this is encoded by the coding sequence GTGTCGGACCTGAGCAACCTGCACGTGTCCCTGGCCCGGCTGGTGCTGGTGGGTCGAGCGCTGGAGGACGTGCTGAGCGAGATCACCACCATCGCCCGAGGCGTCATGCCCGGCACCGACGCCGCCTCCATCACGCTGATCCGGGGCGACAACGCCTACACCGCCGCCTACGACGGCCAGCTGGCCCTGGACGCCGACGAGCTGCAGTACCAGCGCGGCTACGGCCCGTGCATGGACGCGGCGCGGGCGAGCCAGGTGTTCCTGGTCCAGGACATGGCCAACGAGGAGCGCTGGCCCGACTACTGCCGCCACGCCGCCGAGCAGGGGGCCAGGGCCTCGCTGTCCATCCCGCTGCCCTTCCAGGGTGTCAGCATCGGCGCCCTCAACACCTACGCCAAGGACCCCCGCGCCTACGGAGCCGAGGACCTCGTCCTCGGTGAGGAGATCGCGGCGTGGATCGCCGTGGCTGTCGGGAACGCCGAGGGCACCGCGCGGACGCTGGAGGAGCTGGAGCAGATGCGTTCGGCGATGGTCTCGCGGGCCAGCATCGAGCAGGCCAAGGGCATCCTGATGGAGCGGTACAGGGTCTCGGAGGACCAGGCCTTCAAGCTGCTGACCCACGCCTCCCAGCACACCAACACCAAGCTGCGGCTGGTGGCCGACGAGCTGGTGCGCACCGGCGCCCTGCAGGGAGCCGACCCCGACTCCGGCACGGCTCGTCACGGCGCCTGA
- a CDS encoding regulatory protein RecX produces MNHTDDEVEPLSSGSEADAEAAAREIVLRQLTVRARSRHELATALAKREVAPEVARRVLDRMEEVGLVDDATFAEDWVRSRQQRRHLSSRALQQELRRKGIDPEQVTEALEGVEPDDEHAAALALAEKKMRTMSGLEPQVRRRRLAGALVRRGFSSNLVGRVLDEVEPDQESYGSLG; encoded by the coding sequence GTGAACCACACCGACGACGAGGTGGAGCCGCTCTCCTCCGGCTCCGAGGCCGACGCCGAGGCGGCCGCCAGGGAGATCGTGCTCCGCCAGCTCACCGTCCGCGCCAGGAGCCGGCACGAGCTCGCCACCGCACTGGCCAAGCGCGAGGTGGCGCCCGAGGTCGCCCGACGCGTGCTGGACCGGATGGAGGAGGTCGGGCTGGTCGACGACGCCACCTTCGCCGAGGACTGGGTCCGCTCGCGGCAGCAGCGCCGTCACCTCTCCAGCCGGGCCCTGCAGCAGGAGCTGCGACGCAAGGGCATCGACCCCGAGCAGGTCACCGAGGCCCTCGAGGGCGTCGAGCCGGACGACGAGCACGCCGCCGCGCTGGCGCTGGCGGAGAAGAAGATGCGCACCATGTCCGGGCTCGAGCCGCAGGTGCGTCGCCGGCGCCTGGCCGGGGCGCTCGTCCGTCGGGGGTTCTCGTCGAACCTGGTCGGGCGGGTGCTGGACGAGGTGGAGCCGGACCAGGAGTCGTACGGGTCCCTCGGCTGA
- the recA gene encoding recombinase RecA: MAPAVADRNKALEAALAQIEKQHGKGSVMRLGDETRTPIAVTPTGSITLDAALGIGGLPRGRIVEIYGPESSGKTTVALHAIANAQAEGGICAFIDAEHALDPDYAAKLGVDTDALLVSQPDNGEQALEIADMLVRSGALTMIVIDSVAALTPRAEIEGEMGDSHVGLQARLMSQALRKMTGALHGAGTTAIFINQLREKIGVMFGSPETTTGGKALKFYSSIRLDVRRIETLKDGSEMVGNRTRVKVVKNKVAPPFKQAEFDILYGQGISREGSLIDMGVESGIIRKAGAWFTYDAQQLGQGKENARTYLKTNPDVANEIEKRIKEKMNIGPQLDVPAGVDPVTGEIAF; the protein is encoded by the coding sequence ATGGCACCAGCAGTGGCAGACCGCAACAAGGCCCTGGAGGCCGCGCTCGCCCAGATCGAGAAGCAGCACGGCAAGGGCTCGGTGATGCGTCTGGGCGACGAGACGCGCACCCCCATCGCCGTCACGCCCACGGGTTCGATCACCCTCGACGCCGCCCTCGGCATCGGTGGTCTCCCGCGTGGCCGGATCGTGGAGATCTACGGCCCGGAGTCCTCGGGCAAGACGACCGTGGCGCTGCACGCCATCGCCAACGCCCAGGCCGAGGGCGGCATCTGCGCCTTCATCGACGCCGAGCACGCCCTCGACCCCGACTACGCCGCCAAGCTGGGGGTCGACACCGACGCCCTGCTGGTCAGCCAGCCCGACAACGGCGAGCAGGCCCTGGAGATCGCCGACATGCTGGTGCGCTCCGGTGCGCTCACCATGATCGTGATCGACTCCGTGGCCGCGCTGACCCCGCGTGCGGAGATCGAGGGCGAGATGGGTGACTCCCACGTCGGTCTGCAGGCCCGGCTGATGAGCCAGGCCCTGCGCAAGATGACCGGTGCGCTGCACGGTGCCGGCACGACCGCCATCTTCATCAACCAGCTGCGCGAGAAGATCGGCGTCATGTTCGGCTCGCCCGAGACGACCACGGGTGGTAAGGCGCTGAAGTTCTACTCCTCCATCCGTCTGGACGTGCGCCGGATCGAGACCCTCAAGGACGGCTCGGAGATGGTCGGGAACCGGACCCGGGTCAAGGTGGTCAAGAACAAGGTGGCTCCGCCCTTCAAGCAGGCCGAGTTCGACATCCTCTACGGCCAGGGCATCAGCCGCGAGGGCAGCCTGATCGACATGGGGGTCGAGTCCGGCATCATCCGCAAGGCCGGCGCCTGGTTCACCTACGACGCCCAGCAGCTGGGTCAGGGCAAGGAGAACGCCCGCACCTACCTGAAGACCAACCCCGACGTGGCCAACGAGATCGAGAAGCGCATCAAGGAGAAGATGAACATCGGTCCGCAGCTCGACGTCCCGGCCGGCGTCGACCCGGTTACCGGCGAGATCGCCTTCTGA
- a CDS encoding DUF3046 domain-containing protein → MREAELWERMTRHLGPGYVRVWATQHALSALGSRTVQEALDAGVPSKTIWRAVWEALELPPSER, encoded by the coding sequence GTGCGAGAGGCCGAGCTGTGGGAGCGCATGACCCGTCACCTGGGGCCGGGCTACGTCCGGGTGTGGGCGACGCAGCACGCCCTCTCCGCCCTCGGCTCCCGCACCGTCCAGGAGGCGCTGGACGCGGGCGTCCCCAGCAAGACCATCTGGCGCGCGGTCTGGGAGGCGCTGGAGCTGCCCCCCTCGGAGCGGTGA
- a CDS encoding ATP-dependent helicase, which yields MTRRTPTPAPDAPAGLAAFTEATRSWFTESFAEPTPAQAGAWRAITSGQHALVVAPTGSGKTLAAFLAALDRLSRRPADAPRAGVHTLYVSPLKALAVDVERNLRAPLRGIARTAERLGGTPPEISVAVRSGDTPASDRRRLVTHPPDVLITTPESLFLMMTSQAREILTEVDTVILDEVHALAGSKRGAHLAITLERLEQWVLDHDHPAFQRIGLSATVRPPERVAAYLGGSHPVQVVDPPAVKQWELTVAVPIEDMSALGSTRQIDPDDPLAVPERPSIWPHVERRILDVITAHRSTIVFANSRRLAERLTSHLNELHAADLGIELEQHPAQPAEVMAQSGASQGAPPVIARAHHGSVSKEQRADIEGALKSGQLPCVVATSSLELGIDMGAVDVVVQVESPPSVASGLQRVGRAGHQVGAVSRGVFFPNHRGDLVESAVVVERMRAGAIEEVADLRNPLDVLAQQVVAIAAADDVDVDALYALVRRASSFTELPRSAFDATLDMLSGRYPSEDFAELRPRVVWNRDTGQLSARPGAQRLAVTSGGTIPDRGLFGVFLVGAESGPGRRVGELDEEMVYETRVGDVFTLGTTSWRVEQITHDQVQVSPAPGVPGKLPFWKGDAPGRPAELGRALGAFTREISSLPPDEARSRLAGSGLDEWAADNLVSYLAEQRSATTVLPSDTTIVVERFRDELGDWRVCIHSPLGSSVLAPWALVIEQRARERYGTEVSATATNDGIVLRVPDTDADPPGVELLSVDVEELIRIVTDEVTSSALFASRFRECAARALLLPRRDPRSRSPLWQQRMRSAQLLQVASRFPDFPIVLETIRECLNDVYDLPGLRALHEGIQARRIQLVEVETKEASPFATSLLFGYIGSFVYEGDVPLAERRAAALSLDAGLLSELLGTEGLATLLDEAVIAEVEAGLQALLEERRATSVEQLFDLVRTAGPFSTEELGVRSAEVDVDRAVEQLQQARRIAEVRIAGERRWAVTEDLTRLQDALGVPVPPGYAAPPADSDADPVHDLVLRYARTHGPFSARTAADRFGLGVAVVGSATRALVRDGSLASGAFTGPGVEEYCHSRVLALIKRRTLARLRREVEPVDQPTYTRFLTDWQGVSPGQRARTRGVDGTLAAIESLAGYPVPASMLEAVVLPSRVADYQPRHLDELLSAGEVSWAGTARIGTSGDGSGDGWVALWPSELDLAPAPGEPSSQQARELLERLASGGAWRFEDLVADTRDRDGGSELSTRRETAVALWELVWAGLVTSDSFSALRAASTGGALKRPRAPTARRPSRLQASRPRRPGGGSSLEGATTAGRWSVVPGPGGGEAAVRRRFSTDLLLMLDRYGVLTRGSVLTERPEGGFGPVYRGLSQLEEAGQCRRGYFVDGLGAAQFALAGAVDRLRSHGEDESGTPRQQGPDEDEVVVLAACDPANPFGAALPWPERAGHRPGRKPGALVLVRRGRLVLYVERGGRSLLTFTADADDLGAAALALAGATARGWLGRVTIERVDSEHVFESRAKDALEAAGFAMTPQGMRVRARALADADRSG from the coding sequence ATGACCCGCCGGACCCCCACCCCCGCCCCCGACGCCCCCGCCGGGCTGGCGGCGTTCACGGAGGCGACCCGGTCCTGGTTCACCGAGTCCTTCGCCGAGCCCACGCCCGCCCAGGCCGGCGCCTGGCGGGCCATCACCAGCGGGCAGCACGCCCTGGTGGTCGCCCCGACCGGCTCGGGCAAGACGCTGGCCGCCTTCCTGGCCGCGCTCGACCGGCTCAGCCGACGTCCGGCCGACGCGCCGCGGGCCGGGGTGCACACGCTGTACGTCTCCCCTCTCAAGGCCCTCGCCGTCGACGTCGAGCGCAACCTGCGGGCCCCCTTGCGCGGCATCGCCCGCACCGCCGAGCGGCTGGGCGGCACCCCGCCGGAGATCTCGGTCGCCGTCCGCTCCGGGGACACCCCGGCCTCGGACCGCCGCCGGCTGGTCACGCACCCGCCCGACGTCCTGATCACCACGCCGGAGTCGCTGTTCCTGATGATGACCTCCCAGGCCCGCGAGATCCTGACCGAGGTCGACACCGTCATCCTCGACGAGGTGCACGCGCTGGCCGGCTCCAAGCGTGGCGCGCACCTGGCCATCACGCTGGAGCGGCTGGAGCAGTGGGTGCTCGACCACGACCACCCGGCGTTCCAGCGGATCGGGCTCTCGGCCACCGTCCGGCCCCCGGAACGGGTGGCGGCCTACCTCGGCGGGTCCCACCCCGTGCAGGTCGTCGACCCCCCGGCGGTGAAGCAGTGGGAGCTCACGGTCGCGGTGCCGATCGAGGACATGTCCGCGCTCGGCTCCACCCGTCAGATCGACCCCGACGACCCGCTGGCCGTGCCGGAGAGGCCTTCGATCTGGCCGCACGTCGAGCGCCGCATCCTCGACGTCATCACCGCCCACCGCTCCACCATCGTCTTCGCCAACTCCCGGCGGCTGGCCGAGCGGCTCACCTCCCACCTCAACGAGCTGCACGCCGCGGACCTGGGGATCGAGCTGGAGCAGCACCCCGCCCAGCCGGCCGAGGTCATGGCGCAGTCCGGGGCCAGCCAGGGCGCCCCGCCGGTGATCGCCCGGGCCCACCACGGCTCGGTCAGCAAGGAGCAGCGGGCCGACATCGAGGGTGCGCTGAAGAGCGGGCAGCTGCCCTGCGTGGTCGCCACCTCCTCCCTCGAGCTGGGCATCGACATGGGTGCGGTGGACGTGGTGGTGCAGGTGGAGTCCCCGCCCTCGGTGGCCAGCGGGCTGCAGCGCGTGGGGCGGGCCGGGCACCAGGTCGGCGCGGTCTCCCGCGGCGTCTTCTTCCCCAACCACCGCGGGGACCTGGTCGAGTCCGCGGTCGTGGTGGAGCGGATGCGGGCGGGCGCCATCGAGGAGGTGGCCGACCTGCGCAACCCCCTCGACGTGCTCGCCCAGCAGGTGGTGGCCATCGCCGCCGCCGACGACGTGGACGTCGACGCCCTCTACGCCCTGGTCCGACGGGCCTCCAGCTTCACCGAGCTGCCGCGCAGCGCCTTCGACGCCACCCTCGACATGCTCAGCGGCCGCTACCCCTCGGAGGACTTCGCCGAGCTCCGACCGCGGGTGGTCTGGAACCGCGACACCGGCCAGCTGAGCGCGCGCCCCGGCGCCCAGCGGCTGGCCGTCACCTCCGGCGGCACCATCCCCGACCGCGGTCTCTTCGGGGTCTTCCTCGTCGGCGCGGAGTCCGGGCCGGGGCGCCGGGTCGGCGAGCTGGACGAGGAGATGGTCTACGAGACCCGGGTGGGTGACGTCTTCACCCTGGGCACCACCTCGTGGCGGGTGGAGCAGATCACCCACGACCAGGTGCAGGTCTCCCCCGCGCCGGGGGTCCCCGGCAAGCTGCCGTTCTGGAAGGGCGACGCCCCGGGGCGACCGGCCGAGCTCGGGCGGGCGCTCGGCGCCTTCACCCGCGAGATCAGCTCCCTCCCGCCCGACGAGGCCCGCAGCCGGTTGGCGGGAAGCGGGCTGGACGAGTGGGCCGCGGACAACCTGGTGAGCTACCTCGCCGAGCAGCGCAGCGCCACCACCGTGCTCCCCTCCGACACCACCATCGTGGTGGAGCGGTTCCGCGACGAGCTGGGTGACTGGCGGGTCTGCATCCACTCCCCCCTCGGCAGCTCGGTGCTGGCCCCCTGGGCGCTGGTGATCGAGCAGCGAGCCCGCGAGCGCTACGGGACGGAGGTGTCGGCGACGGCCACCAACGACGGCATCGTGCTGCGGGTGCCCGACACCGACGCCGACCCGCCGGGGGTCGAGCTGCTCAGCGTCGACGTCGAGGAGCTGATCCGCATCGTCACCGACGAGGTCACCTCGTCGGCGCTCTTCGCCTCACGCTTCCGCGAGTGCGCGGCCCGGGCCCTGCTGCTGCCCCGCCGCGACCCCCGCTCCCGCTCGCCGCTGTGGCAGCAGCGGATGCGCTCGGCCCAGCTGCTGCAGGTCGCCTCCCGCTTCCCCGACTTCCCGATCGTGCTGGAGACGATCCGCGAGTGCCTCAACGACGTCTACGACCTCCCCGGGCTGCGGGCCCTGCACGAGGGCATCCAGGCCCGCCGCATCCAGCTGGTGGAGGTGGAGACCAAGGAGGCCTCCCCCTTCGCCACCTCGCTGCTCTTCGGCTACATCGGCTCCTTCGTCTACGAGGGGGACGTACCGCTGGCCGAGCGCCGGGCGGCGGCGCTGTCCCTCGACGCCGGGCTGCTGTCGGAGCTGCTGGGCACCGAGGGCCTGGCCACGCTGCTCGACGAGGCGGTGATCGCCGAGGTCGAGGCCGGGCTGCAGGCCCTGCTGGAGGAGCGCCGGGCCACCAGCGTCGAGCAGCTCTTCGACCTCGTGCGCACCGCCGGGCCGTTCTCCACCGAGGAGCTGGGGGTCCGCTCCGCCGAGGTCGACGTCGACCGGGCCGTCGAGCAGCTGCAGCAGGCCCGGCGGATCGCGGAGGTGCGGATCGCCGGCGAGCGGCGCTGGGCGGTGACCGAGGACCTGACCCGGTTGCAGGACGCCCTGGGCGTGCCGGTGCCCCCCGGCTACGCCGCGCCGCCGGCGGACTCCGACGCCGACCCGGTGCACGACCTGGTGCTCCGCTACGCCCGCACCCACGGTCCTTTCTCCGCCCGGACGGCGGCCGACCGGTTCGGGCTCGGCGTCGCCGTGGTCGGCTCGGCCACCCGGGCGCTGGTCCGCGACGGCAGCCTGGCCTCGGGGGCCTTCACCGGACCCGGGGTGGAGGAGTACTGCCACAGCCGGGTGCTGGCCCTGATCAAGCGGCGCACGCTGGCGAGGCTGCGACGCGAGGTGGAGCCGGTCGACCAGCCCACCTACACCCGCTTCCTCACCGACTGGCAGGGCGTCTCCCCCGGCCAGCGGGCCCGCACCCGCGGCGTCGACGGCACCCTGGCGGCGATCGAGTCCCTGGCCGGGTACCCGGTGCCGGCCAGCATGCTCGAGGCCGTGGTGCTGCCCTCGCGGGTGGCGGACTACCAGCCGCGCCACCTCGACGAGCTGCTCTCGGCCGGTGAGGTCAGCTGGGCCGGGACGGCCCGGATCGGCACCTCCGGCGACGGCTCGGGCGACGGCTGGGTGGCGCTGTGGCCCAGCGAGCTCGACCTGGCTCCCGCACCGGGTGAGCCGTCGTCGCAGCAGGCCCGTGAGCTGCTGGAACGGCTGGCCAGCGGCGGCGCCTGGCGTTTCGAGGACCTGGTGGCCGACACCCGCGACCGCGACGGCGGGAGCGAGCTGTCCACCCGGCGGGAGACCGCGGTGGCGCTGTGGGAGCTGGTCTGGGCCGGTCTGGTCACCTCCGACAGCTTCTCGGCGCTGCGCGCGGCCAGCACCGGGGGTGCCCTCAAGCGGCCCCGCGCGCCCACCGCACGGCGACCGTCCCGCCTCCAGGCCAGCCGGCCGCGGCGCCCGGGCGGAGGGTCGTCGCTGGAGGGCGCCACCACGGCTGGGCGCTGGTCGGTGGTGCCGGGGCCGGGCGGCGGTGAGGCGGCCGTGCGACGCCGGTTCAGCACCGACCTGCTGCTGATGCTCGACCGCTACGGCGTGCTGACCCGAGGCAGCGTCCTCACCGAGCGGCCCGAGGGGGGCTTCGGTCCGGTGTACCGCGGCCTCAGCCAGCTGGAGGAGGCCGGGCAGTGCCGCCGCGGCTACTTCGTGGACGGGCTGGGCGCGGCCCAGTTCGCGCTGGCCGGGGCGGTCGACCGTCTCCGCAGCCACGGTGAGGACGAGAGCGGCACCCCGCGTCAGCAGGGGCCCGACGAGGACGAGGTGGTGGTGCTGGCCGCCTGCGACCCGGCCAACCCCTTCGGCGCGGCGCTCCCCTGGCCCGAGCGCGCCGGGCACCGTCCCGGCCGGAAACCGGGTGCGCTGGTGCTGGTACGGCGGGGGCGGCTGGTGCTCTACGTCGAGCGGGGCGGGCGCTCGCTGCTGACCTTCACCGCCGACGCCGACGACCTGGGCGCGGCGGCGCTGGCCCTGGCCGGGGCGACGGCGCGGGGATGGCTGGGTCGGGTCACGATCGAGCGGGTCGACTCCGAGCACGTCTTCGAGTCACGGGCGAAGGACGCGCTCGAGGCGGCCGGCTTCGCCATGACCCCGCAGGGGATGCGGGTCCGCGCCCGTGCGCTGGCCGACGCCGACCGGAGCGGCTGA
- a CDS encoding helix-turn-helix domain-containing protein, whose product MKPVLLRELMGESLREQRVAQGRTLREVSSRARVSLGYLSEVERGQKEASSELLASICDALGTPMSEVLSTVSDKMAVRENVTVLPIRPLHTTVAA is encoded by the coding sequence ATGAAGCCGGTTCTGTTGCGTGAGCTGATGGGTGAGTCCCTCCGCGAGCAGCGGGTCGCCCAGGGCCGCACCCTGCGCGAGGTCTCCTCCCGGGCGCGGGTCAGCCTGGGCTACCTGTCGGAGGTCGAGCGCGGCCAGAAGGAGGCCTCCAGCGAGCTGCTGGCCTCCATCTGCGACGCACTGGGCACACCCATGTCGGAGGTCCTCTCCACCGTCAGCGACAAGATGGCCGTGCGGGAGAACGTCACCGTGCTGCCCATCCGCCCGCTGCACACCACCGTCGCCGCCTGA